The DNA sequence GACCTTCTTGGCGAGCTCGATCTGCCGCCCGCTCGGCGCGTCCGGCTCGGCGAGCCGGACGTTGATGCCGTACTCCTTGCGGAACCGGTCGATGAGCGCGCCGAAGTTGTTCCGGTCCCGGGACACGCCGATGAGGGTGAGCTCACCCTCCTTCCGCGCGGCCCGGACGAGCCCGTCGAGGTCGCCGAACCCCTCGCGGAGCGTCGTGGCCTGCGGGTTCGCGCTCGCGGGCGACGTGGCGGCGGGGCGCTGCTCGCCCGATCCCGAGCCCGAGCAGGCGGCGAGCGCGCAGGCGGCGAGGGAGCACGCCCCGAGCAGGGCGAGCGCCCGGACGGTACGGCTGGCATGCGACGTCACGGACCACATACTCGCCGTGATCGGTCGCGGCGCCCCGGGGCGGCACGGCGAGCAGGAACTTTCCAGGAAGAATCTCGAGGAAAACGTCAAGGAGACGGCCGGCGCGCGGGCGGGTCCGGCACGACCTTGGCGGCGACCACGGTCTCCTCGGCGATCTCGACGAGCGAGCCGTCCCGGCGGCGCACCGTGAGCGTCCCGTCCCGCCAGGACTCCAGCACGCCGACCGCGTCGCGGAAGCCCTCGGGAACGCGGCGCCGTACCGAGACACGCCGACCGACGTCCCCCGGCGTGATCCTTACCACTAGTCTTGCGCCGTAGTGGGGGGACACGGACAGGCGACCCCCTCGCGTTTCGATTACATGGCCTGCACCGCAATACTAGGGCTAAGACCCGCGGTCGAGCCGTGCCGTGGCGCAGGAGAAGGAGCCCGAGGTGACCTACGTCATCGCACAGCCTTGCGTGGATGTCCTGGACAAGGCGTGCATCGAGGAATGCCCCGTGGACTGCATCTACGAGGGCGAGCGCATGCTCTACATCCACCCCGACGAGTGCGTGGACTGCGGGGCGTGCGAGCCGGTCTGCCCGGTCGAGGCGATCTACTACGAGGACGACCTTCCCGAGCAGTGGAAGGACTTCTACAAGGCCAACGTCGAGTTCTTCGAGGACCTGGGCTCGCCCGGCGGCGCCTCGAAGGTCGGCAAGATCGGTAAGGACCACCCGATCGTGGCCGCGCTTCCCCCGCAGGGCGAGGGGCACTGACCGTCGTGTCCGCACCCTCCCGGGCGCTGCCGGACTTCCCGTGGGATCGGCTCGCGCCGTACAAGCGGACGGCGCAGGCCCACCCGGACGGCATCGTCGACCTCTCGGTGGGCACCCCCGTCGACCCGGTGCCCACCGTCGTGCGGGAGGCCCTCGCGGCCGCGTCCGACAGCCCCGGCTACCCGACGACGCACGGCACCGCGGAGCTCCGTGAGGCCGCCGCCGGGTGGCTGCGCCGCCGTCTCGGCGTGCACGTCGACCCGGCCGCGGTGCTGCCCACGATCGGCTCCAAGGAGCTGGTCGCGTGGCTGCCGACGCTGCTCGGGGTACGGCCCGGCGACCGCGTGGCCTTCCCCGAGCTCGCCTACCCGACCTACGACGTGGGGGCGCGCCTCGCCGGCGCGACCCCGGTCGCCACGGACGGCCTGCTCGCGCTCGGCCCCGAGCGGGTGCCGCTGGTGTGGGTGAACTCGCCGTCGAACCCGACCGGCCGGGTGCTGCCCCCCGAGCACCTGCGCAAGGTGGTCGCGTGGGCGCGCGAGCGCGGGGCGGTGGTCGCCTCCGACGAGTGCTACATCGAGCTGGGCTGGGAGGAGCGGCCGATCTCGATCCTCCACCCGGACGTGTGCGGCGGCTCGCACGAGGGCCTGCTCGCGGTGCACTCGCTGTCGAAGCGGTCGAACCTCGCCGGGTACCGGGCGGGCTTCGTCACCGGGGACCCGCGGCTCGTGCGCGAGCTGCTCGAGGTCCGCAAGCACGCCGGGATGATGGTGCCCGCGCCGGTGCAGGCCGCGATGACCGCGGCGCTGCGCGACGACGCGCACCTGGAGGAGCAGCGCGCCCGGTACGCGGCGCGGCGGGCGAGACTGCGCCCGGCGCTGGAGCGGGCCGGGTGGCGCATCGAGCACTCCGAGGCCGGGCTCTACCTGTGGGCCACGAACGGCGCGGACTGCTGGGAACAGGTGCGCGATCTCGCAGAAAAAGGGATATTGGTGGCGCCGGGCGACTTCTATGGTCCGGCAGGCCGGAAACACGTCCGTATCGCCGTCACCGCGACCGACGAACGGATCGATGCGGCGGTGAGCCGACTCCAGTAGGATCGCGCGCCATGACAGCAGCGGTAGTGCTCATCCTGAGCATCGCCACGCTCGTCGTCGTGCTGGGCGCGTACATCGCCACCACCCGCCAGGACCGCCGGGAGGCGGCGCAGGCGGCGAAGGCCGCACGCCGGACACCGGCCGAACCGGCCATGCCGAACCCGGCCCCGGTGCCCGAGCCGCCACCCGACTACTTCGACCCGCGCACCATCAAGGTCGGCGACTTCATCGAGTGCCAGGGCACGCGCTCCCGGGTGCTCGGCGCGCTGCACAAGTCGACCCGCCAGGGCGACCACTGGACCGAGTACCTGCTCGACGACGGCAGCAGGGTCTACCAGCGGCTGTCGGTGCGGGAGAAGACCGGGCCGGACCCGGACTCGCCCGCCCACCTGGAGGTCATGCTCTGGACCCAGGTGCCCACCCAGGGCATGGTCCCGGCCAAGAGCACGCTCATCCTCGAGGGCGTGGAGTTCGCCCCGCTGGAGCGGGGCACGGTCGCCTTCCGGTCCGAGGGCATGACCATGCACCCCGACCGCGGGCTCATGGACTACGCCGACTACCGCGCCACGGACGGGCGGCGGCTGTCGTTCGAGCGGGTGCAGGGCCAGCCGTGGACCGCCGCGTACGCGCTGCCGCTGCCGCCTGGCTCGATCAAGGTCGAGCGCCTGCCCTGAGCCGTCCCGCCCGGCCGCGTCGCGCCGCCGCGGGACGGGCGGGCGCGGCCATCGCCGCCGCCTCCGACCGGCGCGTGGCCGCGGCGCCGGACTCCGTCCACCCGTCGTCCCCGGACTCCGCCCGCCAGATCAGCCCGCCGAGGCGCACGTGGGCGATGCCGTACTGCTGGGCGTGGGCGACCGCGAACGAGGCGATGAGCCAGCCGCGTTTGCCGGTCGCGGTCACCCGCAACCCGGTGCCGCCGGTGGAGCGTTCCTCGACCAGGGCGCGCGCCCCGGCCGCGCCGAGCGTCCGGGTGAGCAGCCGGCGCGCCGCGTCCACCCGCGCCGGGGCGGGCGTCGCCTTCGCCGGGTAGGTGCAGTGGACCGCGTGCGGCACCCGCCCGGTGAACGCGGCGGCGAGGATCTCCGCGTCCTCCTGGTGGTCGGCGTACGCCGAGCCGTCCGCGGAGCGCTGCACCGCCTGCGCGGCCTCCTCGATCGGCATGCGCTGGTAGTCCTTCACCTTCTCCAGCGCGGCGAAGAACCGCCGGGTGGCGTACACCGGGTCGAGCAGCTGCTTCTTGGTGCCCCAGCCCTGCGACGGCCGCTGCTGGAACACGCCGAGCGAGTCGCGGTCGCCGTACGGCAGGTTGAGCAGCTTCGACTCCTGGATCGCGGTGGCGTAGGCGATCTGCACGGCCCGCTCGGGCAGCCCGCGCCGCGCCGCCACCGTCGCGATGATCGCGGAGATGCGGGCCTGCTCGATGTCGAGCACGCGCTCGCCCTGCGGGGTGCGCACGAGGCACTGCTCCACCATGATCAGCGGTTCGGCCCGGCGGAGCAGGAAGTACACCCCGGCGTAGATCCCCGCGCCGAGCACGGCGACGACGACCACGACCGCCAGAACCCCACGGGACACACGCAACGCCACGGTCATGACCGTACCCGGCCTACGGCCCTCCCGGTGCCGCTAGGCTTCGTTGACATCCGCGGGCGGGGCCGCCGCAGCGGCCGCTGCCAGGGACGATTCCCGGCCGCCCGGCCAGAAGATCGACGCGAAAGAGGCGTGGGGGAGATGGGCGCTTCACTCGACCTGTCAGCGGACGTCGGCACGCTCACCGCGCGGCTGGTGGACATCGAGTCGGTGAGCGGCGCCGAGCGCGAGCTCGCGGACGCGATCGAGGAGGCGCTCACCCCGCTGCCGCACCTGCGCGTGTTCCGCGACGGCGACGCGATCGTGGCCCGCACCGAGCTCGGGCGGCCCGAGCGCGTGGTGATCGCCGGGCACATCGACACCGTGCCGGTCGCGGACAACCTGCCCTCCCGCGTCGAGGGCGGGCTGCTGTACGGCTGCGGCACCAGCGACATGAAGAGCGGGGTGGCGGTGGCGCTCCGCCTCGCCGCCCACCTGACCGCGCCGAGCCGCGACGTCACCTACGTGTTCTACGACTGCGAGGAGGTCGAGGCCGAGCGCAACGGCCTGCTGCGGATCAGCCGCCGCCACCCCGACTGGCTCGCGGGCGACTTCGCCGTGCTCATGGAGCCCACCGACGGGGTGATCGAGGGCGGCTGCCAGGGCTCGCTGCGCGCGGACGTGGTGGTGCCGGGCAAGCGCGCGCACAGCGCCCGGTCCTGGCACGGGGTGAACGCGATCCACGAGGCCGGGCCGGTGCTCGACCGGCTGCGCGGGTACACGCCGCGGCGGCCGGTGGTGGACGGGCTGGAGTTCCACGAGGGGCTCAACGCGGTGTTCATCCGCGGCGGGGTCGCGGGCAACGTGATCCCCGACGAGTGCGTGGTCACGGTGAACCACCGGTTCGCCCCGGACCGCACCGTGGAGGAGGCGTTCGCGCACGTGCGCGAGGTGTTCGACGGCTACGAGGTACGGCTCACCGACGCCGCCCCCGGCGCGCGGCCCGGCCTCACCCACCCGGCGGCGGCCGCGTTCACCGCCGCGGTGGGCGGCACCCCGCGGGCGAAGCTGGGCTGGACCGACGTGTCGCTGTTCTCCCGGCTCGGCGTGCCCGCGGTGAACTACGGGCCGGGCGACCCGACCCTCGCCCACCAGCAGGCCGAGCACGTGCGGCTGGAGGCGATCGCCGAGTGCGAGCGCCGCATGCTCGCCTGGCTCGGCTAGCCGTACCCGCCGGGTGTGCCGGGCGGTCCGGGAATCCGGCGGAGAAAAAGAAAGTGGCCTTCCTCGCCGGCCATCTGGCGGGGAAAGCCACTTTCAGTCCCGAGCAGCACCCTCGCCTCTTAGACGCGGCCGCGCGCGCCGCAGGTTCCGGGGCGGGTTCAAGATTTTTCCGGCGGCGTTCCGGCGCCCTTCCGGGGCCGGGTCAACCTCGCCCGGCCTGCGGCGACGCGGGCCGCGGGCGGGGACGGCCGCGACCGGGACCGCGTGTGGCGCGTCGGACGGCGGCAGCACGATCACACAGCCACTAGCGTGACGGTATGAGCATCCGACGACGTGAACGACGCCAAGGGCAGGCGGTGCTGCGCGGCCGGTTCGTTCCGGAGACCACGCACGACCAGCGCCTGCTCGACCGCAGACGGTCGGCCGACTGGCTGCACATGGACCCGTGGCGGGTGATGCGCATCCAGGCGGAGTTCGTCGAGGGCTTCGGGGCGCTCGCCGAGCTGCCCCCCGCAGTGACCGTGTTCGGCTCCGCCCGCACCCCGCGGGACTCCGCCGAGTACGAGCTCGGCGTACGGCTCGGCCGCGCCCTCGCCGAGGCCGGCTACGCGGTGATCACCGGCGGCGGGCCGGGCTGCATGGAGGCGGCGAACAAGGGCGCCCGCGAGGCGGGCGGCATCTCGGTCGGGCTCGGCATCGAGCTGCCGTTCGAGCAGGCGATGAACGAGTACGTCGACATCGGGGTGGAGTTCCGCTACTTCTTCGTCCGCAAGACGATGTTCGTGAAGTACGCCTGCGGCTTCGTGGCGCTGCCGGGCGGCTTCGGCACGCTGGACGAGCTGTTCGAGGCGCTCACCCTGGTGCAGACCGGCAAGGTGACCTCGTTCCCGGTGGTGCTGCTCGGCACCTCGTACTGGGGCGGGCTCGTCGACTGGGTGAAGGGCACGCTCGCGGTGGAGGGCAAGATCTCGCCGCAGGACGTGGACCTCATCTCGCTCACCGACGACGTGGACGAGGCCGTGCAGATCATCGTCGACGCCGACCGGGCACACCGGGAACGGCGCGAGGGCGGCTGGAGCGTGCGCCGGAACGGCTCCGGCGGCGACGGCGAGGACTGACCGCGCCCGCCGAGCCCGGCCGGGCCGCGGCCCCCGGCGGTCCCGGCGGCGCCGCCGTACCGCCTCCTCCGGTAAAGGTTTGGCCCGCGGGCGGTCTCGGGCACCCCGAACCCGGAGCCCGAATCGCGTCAGGGAGCTGGTGTGCACATCTGCGTGTTCTGTTCGTCGAGTCAGCGGATCGACAAGAAGTACCTCGACCTCGCCGACGAGGTGGGCGCCGTGCTCGCCGCGCGAGGGCACACCCTCGTCAGCGGTGGCGCGATCGTCTCGTGCATGGGCGCGGTGGCCCGGGCGGTACGCCGCGGCGGCGGCCGCACGATCGGGGTGATCCCCCAGCTGCTCGTCGACATCGAGGTGGCCGACCACGACTCCGACGAACTGATCATCACCAGGGACATGCGCGAGCGGAAGGCGATCATGGACGCCCGCTCGGACGCCTTCCTCGTGCTGCCCGGCGGCATCGGCACCCTGGAGGAGCTGTTCGAGATCTGGACCACCCGCGTGCTCGGCGCGCACGACCGGCCGCTCGTGCTGCTCGACCCGTGGGGCCTGTACGAGCCGCTGCGCGCCCTCGTCCAGGGCATGTACGACGCGGGGTTCACCCGCGCCGACGTGTTCGACGCGATCAGCTGGACCACCACCGTGGAGGAGGCGTTCACGCACCTGGAGCGCCCCGGCATCCCCCTCCACCCCACCCCCGGAGAGATCGGCGAGGCCGCTCCCTGAGCCCGGGCCCCGGGGTCCGTCCGAGTGCGGCGGGCGGCGGGTACCGGCCCGCGACTTGTGGCACGATGCCTATGTGCTGGTCGTACTCGCCGTTGCCGCGCTCGCCGTCCTCGGGTGCGTGGTCGCGGTCGCCTTGGGCCACGGCGGTGAGATGGCCGAGTTCCCCCCGGACGTCCCGCCGCTCGAGCTGCCCGAGGCCGGGCGGCTCACGGCGGTCGACTTCATGTCGCTGCGGCTTCCGGTGGCGCTCGTCGGCTACCACACCCAGACCGTGGACGAGACGCTGCGCCGCGTCGCCACCGCGCTGAGCGAGCGGGACACCCGGATCGCGATCCTCGAGCAGCAGATCGCCGAGCTGCGCGGCACCCGCCTGCCGGCCCGCCAGGAGGCGTACGCCGGAGGGGCGCGGCCGCCGCACACCGAGCACCTGCCGCGGCCGCCGCAGGGCGAGCCGACCGAGCTCCACACCCCCGCCACCGCGGCCCGCGACGCCACCCGGCCGCTGACGCCGCCCGAGGGCGCCGACGCGGTGGCCACGCCGCCCACGGGCGAGCAGGCCGTGCGGAACGGCACGGCGCGGCAGGAGCCGACGGAGGACCTGCCCGCCGCCCCGGACGCCCCCGACGAGGCGGCGAAGGACGCCGCCGCGCAGGGGGAGCCCAAGGAGGACCCGGCGGCGGAGGCGAGCGCGCCGCAGGACGCCGCGCGGCAGGACCCCGGGGAGAGGGACGCGGGGGAGAAGGACGCCGGAAAGCCGGGCGCCGCCGGGAAGGCCTCCGAGGAGAAGGGCTCCGGGAGGCCGGGTGCCGGAAAGGGCGCCGCGAAGGCCGCGGTGGCCGACCCGCTGGAGGGGGAGGAGGACTGGTGAGCGGCCCCGGCGACGGCCGGGTGCGCTGCTCCTGGGCGACCTCGGCCCCCGACTACGTCGCCTACCACGACGAGGAGTGGGGCCGCCCGGTGCACGGCGACGACCGGGTGTTCGAGCGCATCAGCCTCGAGGCGTTCCAGTCCGGCCTCTCCTGGCTGACGATCCTGCGCAAGCGGGAGAACTTCCGCGCCGCGTTCGCCGGGTTCTCCATCCCCGCCGTGGCCGCGTTCGGCGAGGACGACGTCGCGCGGCTGCTCGCCGACCCCGGCATCGTCCGCAACCGCGCCAAGATCGAGGCGACGATCCACAACGCCCGCGCGGCCCTCGAGGTCCCGGGCGGCCTGTCGGAGCTCGTGTGGTCCTACGCCGACCCGGACGCCCCGGCCCCGCGCACCCCGCAGGACGTCCCGGCGCGCACGCCCGCCTCCGCGGCCCTCGCCAAGCGGCTGCGTGCCTACGGCTTCCGCTTCGTCGGCCCCACCACCGCGTACGCGCTCATGCAGGCGATCGGCCTGGTCAACGACCACCTCGCGGACTGCTGGGTGCGCGACCGCGCGGTCGTCACCGGCCGCTGAACGTGGGCCGCCGCTTCTCCAGGAACGCCTTGACGGCCGCGCGGTGGTCCTCGGTCGCCGCGCACCCCGCCTGCAGCTCGGCCTCGAGCTCCAGCGCCTCGTCGAGGGTGTGGACGGCGGCGAAGTCGAGCGCCCGCTTCGTCGCCGCGTAGGCGACCGTGGGCCCGGCCGCGAGCCGCCGGGCGAGCTCGCCCGCGACGGTGGGCAGCTCGTCGCCCGGCACCACCCGGTTCACCAGCCCGAGCCGCAGCGCCCGCTCCGCGTCGACCTGCTCGCCGAGCAGCAGCAGCTCCCGGGCGACCGCAGGCCCGGCGAGGCGCTGCAGCGTCCACGACACCCCGCTGTCGGGCGCGAGGCCGACCCCGGCGAACGCCATCACGAACCGCGCCCCCTCCGCGGCGATCCGGAGGTCGCAGGCGAACGCGAGCCCCGCCCCGGCGCCGGCCGCGACCCCGTTCACCGCGGCCACCGTCGGCTTGCCCATGCCGGCGAGCAGCCGCACGATCGGGTTGTAGTGCTCCCGGACCGTGTTCATCAGCGGCTTCTCCGCCACGCCGTTCGCCCCGCCCGCCATCCCGGCGGAGTGTTCCCGCAGGTCCTGCCCCGCGCAGAACGCCCGGCCCGACCCGGTGAGCAGCACCGCCCGCACCCCGGCGTCGTCCCGGGCCCGCTCCAGTGCGCCCAGCAGCTCGAGCTTCATCTCCAGGGAGAGGGCGTTCATCGCGTCCGGGCGGTTGAGCGTGATCGTGGCCACCGCGTCGGCGACCGCGTAGCTGACCGTCATGAGACTCCTTTGTCCTCGGCACCCGAGCCCGGGGCGCCCGATGTGGTCGGCTCACCGGCGAGACACCGGTCCACGAAGGCCGCCGCGGCGGGCAGCAGCCGGGCCGCCTCCTGTTCGAAGTACGCCCTCGCCTTGTCCCCCGGCCACCCGGGGGGTAACAGCTCGGCCGGCAGGCCGGGGTCACGGAACAGGAAGTTCCGCCAGCCGTGCACGAGCCTGCTGCGCACCGCGAACACCCGGCTCTCCAGCTCCACGCGCCGCGGGTCGTCGGCGGGCAGGTCGTCCCGCAGCGCGTCCTGCGGCAGCGACCCGACGAGCCGCACCGCCTGGTCGAGCCACTCCTCGTACGCCGCGCCGATCGCGGTCAGGTCCCAGGCGCGGGCCACCAGCTCGCGCGGGTCGTCCTCCAGCCGCGCGTCGAACCGGTCGGCGTGCACCCGCTCCCCGGTGAGCAGCTGGTCGAGCTCGGGCGCGGGACGCGGGCCGATCCAGGTGGAGTCCGACAGCGGCGCGTAGCCGAGGAAGGCGAGCTCGGCGCGGATGCGCTCCCGCTTGGACCGCTCGCGCACCGGCTCCAGCACCACCACGTGCCAGCGGCCCGACCAGGTGATCGCCCCCGCCCGGTAGACCCGCGCCGCCGCCTCGTCGAGGCGGCGCACCGCCTTCGGGGTGACCGCGTACCCCGGGCCCTGCGGCAGCCGTTCCGGCACCAGCCAGCCCTGCCGTACCATGCGCGAGATCGCGGTCCGTACGGCCGGCGCGGCGATGCCGAGCGGGGCGAGCAGCCGGACCAGGGCGGCCACCGAGGCCCGTCCGCCGCGAGAGCGCAAGTGGTCGCCGAAGAGGTCGAACAGCGCGGCTCGGGCATTCACACGCCCCAGTTTGGCGGCAAGTTAGTGGCCGCGACAACGCATCTTGGGAGGAGATCGTTACCTACCTGGGTGTCGGACGCGGGATAATAGGACATCACAGAATGACGTGTGAACTGAGGCCGGTCTCACTGACGGGTCGTGGTTGGGAACACGCAGTCCAGTAGCAGGAAGGGATAGCACGCATGGCGGCGATGAAGCCGCGGACCGGCGACGGTCCGCTGGAGGTCACCAAGGAAGGACGGGGCATAGTCATGCGGGTCCCCCTGGAGGGTGGCGGGCGGCTCGTCGTCGAGCTCTCGGCGGATGAGGCCAGTGCCCTGGGCGATGCTCTGAAGAATGTCGTCAGCTGACACCCCTGGTCGGTCGGCTTTGATCTGATACGTCACGGCCCTGGCTGTTTTGGCTTCCTCGGGTGGCTCTCCCCTCGGGTGGCCGTCGGGAAGCGGGTCACGCCAGGGCCGTCGGCATGTTTCGGACACGCCGCGGCCCGGCCGGTCCGCGCGGTCGCCGTGCGTGGCCACCTTCTGCGTGCTCATCCCGGGTGGCCACCGGTGCGCCCGTGGGCCGGGTGCGCCCGCGCGGCGTGAGAGTGCACGGACGGAGTGGAGACGCGGTGCCGATACAGACCTCGACGGAGTTCGCGACCCGGCAGGAGCCCGAGGCGGCGGAGCTGCTCGCCGTGCCGTACGGGGCGGACCTCGCCCCGGACGTGCCGCTGCCGCTGCCGCCGGAGGC is a window from the Thermopolyspora flexuosa genome containing:
- a CDS encoding TIGR00730 family Rossman fold protein; this translates as MSIRRRERRQGQAVLRGRFVPETTHDQRLLDRRRSADWLHMDPWRVMRIQAEFVEGFGALAELPPAVTVFGSARTPRDSAEYELGVRLGRALAEAGYAVITGGGPGCMEAANKGAREAGGISVGLGIELPFEQAMNEYVDIGVEFRYFFVRKTMFVKYACGFVALPGGFGTLDELFEALTLVQTGKVTSFPVVLLGTSYWGGLVDWVKGTLAVEGKISPQDVDLISLTDDVDEAVQIIVDADRAHRERREGGWSVRRNGSGGDGED
- a CDS encoding TIGR00730 family Rossman fold protein, whose amino-acid sequence is MHICVFCSSSQRIDKKYLDLADEVGAVLAARGHTLVSGGAIVSCMGAVARAVRRGGGRTIGVIPQLLVDIEVADHDSDELIITRDMRERKAIMDARSDAFLVLPGGIGTLEELFEIWTTRVLGAHDRPLVLLDPWGLYEPLRALVQGMYDAGFTRADVFDAISWTTTVEEAFTHLERPGIPLHPTPGEIGEAAP
- a CDS encoding DUF4178 domain-containing protein, which gives rise to MTAAVVLILSIATLVVVLGAYIATTRQDRREAAQAAKAARRTPAEPAMPNPAPVPEPPPDYFDPRTIKVGDFIECQGTRSRVLGALHKSTRQGDHWTEYLLDDGSRVYQRLSVREKTGPDPDSPAHLEVMLWTQVPTQGMVPAKSTLILEGVEFAPLERGTVAFRSEGMTMHPDRGLMDYADYRATDGRRLSFERVQGQPWTAAYALPLPPGSIKVERLP
- a CDS encoding DNA-3-methyladenine glycosylase I, whose amino-acid sequence is MSGPGDGRVRCSWATSAPDYVAYHDEEWGRPVHGDDRVFERISLEAFQSGLSWLTILRKRENFRAAFAGFSIPAVAAFGEDDVARLLADPGIVRNRAKIEATIHNARAALEVPGGLSELVWSYADPDAPAPRTPQDVPARTPASAALAKRLRAYGFRFVGPTTAYALMQAIGLVNDHLADCWVRDRAVVTGR
- the dapE gene encoding succinyl-diaminopimelate desuccinylase, which translates into the protein MGASLDLSADVGTLTARLVDIESVSGAERELADAIEEALTPLPHLRVFRDGDAIVARTELGRPERVVIAGHIDTVPVADNLPSRVEGGLLYGCGTSDMKSGVAVALRLAAHLTAPSRDVTYVFYDCEEVEAERNGLLRISRRHPDWLAGDFAVLMEPTDGVIEGGCQGSLRADVVVPGKRAHSARSWHGVNAIHEAGPVLDRLRGYTPRRPVVDGLEFHEGLNAVFIRGGVAGNVIPDECVVTVNHRFAPDRTVEEAFAHVREVFDGYEVRLTDAAPGARPGLTHPAAAAFTAAVGGTPRAKLGWTDVSLFSRLGVPAVNYGPGDPTLAHQQAEHVRLEAIAECERRMLAWLG
- a CDS encoding DUF3117 domain-containing protein, which codes for MAAMKPRTGDGPLEVTKEGRGIVMRVPLEGGGRLVVELSADEASALGDALKNVVS
- a CDS encoding PaaX family transcriptional regulator, with protein sequence MNARAALFDLFGDHLRSRGGRASVAALVRLLAPLGIAAPAVRTAISRMVRQGWLVPERLPQGPGYAVTPKAVRRLDEAAARVYRAGAITWSGRWHVVVLEPVRERSKRERIRAELAFLGYAPLSDSTWIGPRPAPELDQLLTGERVHADRFDARLEDDPRELVARAWDLTAIGAAYEEWLDQAVRLVGSLPQDALRDDLPADDPRRVELESRVFAVRSRLVHGWRNFLFRDPGLPAELLPPGWPGDKARAYFEQEAARLLPAAAAFVDRCLAGEPTTSGAPGSGAEDKGVS
- the dapC gene encoding succinyldiaminopimelate transaminase codes for the protein MSAPSRALPDFPWDRLAPYKRTAQAHPDGIVDLSVGTPVDPVPTVVREALAAASDSPGYPTTHGTAELREAAAGWLRRRLGVHVDPAAVLPTIGSKELVAWLPTLLGVRPGDRVAFPELAYPTYDVGARLAGATPVATDGLLALGPERVPLVWVNSPSNPTGRVLPPEHLRKVVAWARERGAVVASDECYIELGWEERPISILHPDVCGGSHEGLLAVHSLSKRSNLAGYRAGFVTGDPRLVRELLEVRKHAGMMVPAPVQAAMTAALRDDAHLEEQRARYAARRARLRPALERAGWRIEHSEAGLYLWATNGADCWEQVRDLAEKGILVAPGDFYGPAGRKHVRIAVTATDERIDAAVSRLQ
- a CDS encoding enoyl-CoA hydratase-related protein, whose amino-acid sequence is MTVSYAVADAVATITLNRPDAMNALSLEMKLELLGALERARDDAGVRAVLLTGSGRAFCAGQDLREHSAGMAGGANGVAEKPLMNTVREHYNPIVRLLAGMGKPTVAAVNGVAAGAGAGLAFACDLRIAAEGARFVMAFAGVGLAPDSGVSWTLQRLAGPAVARELLLLGEQVDAERALRLGLVNRVVPGDELPTVAGELARRLAAGPTVAYAATKRALDFAAVHTLDEALELEAELQAGCAATEDHRAAVKAFLEKRRPTFSGR
- the fdxA gene encoding ferredoxin, producing MTYVIAQPCVDVLDKACIEECPVDCIYEGERMLYIHPDECVDCGACEPVCPVEAIYYEDDLPEQWKDFYKANVEFFEDLGSPGGASKVGKIGKDHPIVAALPPQGEGH